The following is a genomic window from Spirosoma foliorum.
TTCATCCTTGCTGTTAATTAAATGCCTGCCCACGCTTGCCAGGCCGGCTGAGTGTCATAGGTTAGCTTAATACGTCCTCCTGCTGGTACTTTTATCTGGCCTGACGATACGCTTCCATATTGGGCATTATAATAGGCATCCGCTCCGCTTACACTCGCCACTACGTTCGTACCACCTGATAGGTAGATAATTATATCAAAGGGGAAATCATTAAACATCAGACTTCCCGAAGCCGGGACGGCGGGCTGATTAGCCAGAGTAATGCTACTCAAAAACGCGTCGACGGGCATCCCACTAGCCTGCGTATACTGCACGTTAGGGCCACAGGGGCCGATCAGGCTATATGGCGTGGCGGTTCTCGCGTTGTACGAATAGTTCACATTACCATCAATCCTAGTCGTTCGACAGGCATAGCGAATTAGCCCGTTTGCCGTTTCACTGAAGCGGATATTTACATCGTTGCCTACGAAGGTTCCACCGATTACGCTTACCTCAGCCCCTAAAACAGTTATTGTCTGGCCAACAGCCGACCCAGAGGGCGCGTTATTAAGAATAACTTGGGTAGGCGAAATGAACTGCTTAATACGAAGAACCAGTCCAAAAAAGAACACCTTTCTCGACTCCATGTGTTTTTCGAAGAGGGCAGTGCTGACTGTAACTGTGTTTGAGGAAACAGCAGTAACAGTTGCCTGACCGGGAACACCCTGAATGAGTAAGCCTGCGTTGTAGCCCGTTCCGGTTGACCACCCTGTTGCAGAACACCCTACAAGCTGGATGCGATTCCCCCCTCTGGTATTGTACATGCGAAAGCCGTAACTCTCGCTTTGTAGCGCACCTGGCGTACCTGCCCGGTTCTGGTCGAGAGTGAACGGAGCAGCCCCAGTCTCAAAACCATCACCTAGTAATTTTACCGTGTTTCCCCCTGCCTGGCAATTCGTATAATAGGCATCAAAACACTGTTCCTGGTTGAAGCCTATACTCTGGATATTATAGGCATTGCAATTGTTGTACCGCACGTTCGCGGAGAGGTAGGAGGCATAACCCTGCGCACGGAAACCTTCTGTTACACAATTTCGGTAGGTAATATCTGTTGTATACGCATCGCCCATACCCGATGCACTTGGAATGCCCGTCGATGAGCCGTAGCAATTATCGACATCCACATTTTTACATACAGAAAATAGTATTGCAAAACTCTCAACAAGGGAGCCAGAGGTCATGGTGCCCGTACCAGGGCAGTTCAATGCGCTTACGTTTTTGAGTTTCGCATTAATCACTCTCGTGAAGACGACCCCGAAAATCGCATCTGCTGTTTGATTGGCGGGATTGGCATCGAAGGTGATATTTTCAATCGAAATGTCATGGTCGAATCCTGTATTGCGATTGTAGCCATCGTTGATTATGATTCTGTTTTTGGTCGATGCCATAAGCGTGAAGCTACCATTGGCAACTTTAATGGTGGTGCCACCTGGTGCCCCAATTAACTTAATATTGCTTCGCATTGCGACGCAGGCTATTACTGTCGAATAGGCCGCTGCCGAGCACGTATAGGTACCTGCCTGCAATCGAACCTCCTTGATGCCAAGGGCGTTAGCCGAATCAATCGCAGCCTGAAGTGAGACTCTATTATCAGCTACTCCAATTCCTCCGCCAAACATTTCAGGTGTTAAAAAACTACCTAGTTTTCGAACCCAGTAGCCACCACCATTAGCGGCAAACACAGTACCATTATCAACTGTGTATCCATTGGAGGCATAGAAAAAGTTATCTCCACCAACAATAGCACTCGTAATATTACCCCTGACCATAGCGCCTAGACTCGTAATGTCTACGACGGTAGTAGGCTTTTTATCGACATTTAGTCGATCAGCGTCAGCAAAAAACGGATTGCCTGAATAGCCTAGAATTCCTTTAATTGTATCAACCAGGTCTGCCATAGCTTAATTTTTGGGGTTAACTGAATGTTAAAAAACGTTGTAAAGTGGGGCTTGCTGTTGGCGAATAGATGTACAGGGTCATCACCCCGCTCACAGTTTCAATGATCAGTTTGGCCGCCGGCCCCGTTGCCGTGGCCACTGTAGCCGCATGGGAGGTTGTTGATTCCAGAATTGCCTGTGCTGCTCCCGAATAGGCTTCTGTCGAATCGACAATTGCCTTAAGCGTATCGCGTAGTTCACTGGCCACGATCTTATCACCACCGGAAGGGGACAGCTTGGCGGTGATCAGATTACGAAGACCAGAGAAGGAATAGATTGCCATTAGTCAGCGATGAATTCAGTGTTAGCCTCGAAATCCTCTTTCTTCCACACATAGGGGAATTCTGGGG
Proteins encoded in this region:
- a CDS encoding glycosyl hydrolase family 28-related protein, producing the protein MADLVDTIKGILGYSGNPFFADADRLNVDKKPTTVVDITSLGAMVRGNITSAIVGGDNFFYASNGYTVDNGTVFAANGGGYWVRKLGSFLTPEMFGGGIGVADNRVSLQAAIDSANALGIKEVRLQAGTYTCSAAAYSTVIACVAMRSNIKLIGAPGGTTIKVANGSFTLMASTKNRIIINDGYNRNTGFDHDISIENITFDANPANQTADAIFGVVFTRVINAKLKNVSALNCPGTGTMTSGSLVESFAILFSVCKNVDVDNCYGSSTGIPSASGMGDAYTTDITYRNCVTEGFRAQGYASYLSANVRYNNCNAYNIQSIGFNQEQCFDAYYTNCQAGGNTVKLLGDGFETGAAPFTLDQNRAGTPGALQSESYGFRMYNTRGGNRIQLVGCSATGWSTGTGYNAGLLIQGVPGQATVTAVSSNTVTVSTALFEKHMESRKVFFFGLVLRIKQFISPTQVILNNAPSGSAVGQTITVLGAEVSVIGGTFVGNDVNIRFSETANGLIRYACRTTRIDGNVNYSYNARTATPYSLIGPCGPNVQYTQASGMPVDAFLSSITLANQPAVPASGSLMFNDFPFDIIIYLSGGTNVVASVSGADAYYNAQYGSVSSGQIKVPAGGRIKLTYDTQPAWQAWAGI